Part of the Lichenicola cladoniae genome is shown below.
GGAGTTTCTGATCCCAGTCGAAGCCACCCAGCGCCGTCACCGTGATCTGCCCGCCATGCGACAGGTCGATCTGCTGCGCCCGTGCATGACCGGCGAACAGCATCATCGCCGCAAATGCGGCTGCCGTCCGGGCCATGGCCCGTGTTCTGGCCAAACTCATCGCGTCGCTCCGGCGGCCAAGGTCTTGGCGGGTTGGGTCTCGGTGGCCGGCCGTGCCACCCGGTCGTCGTTCAGGACCAGCCGGGCCGGCCCGCGAAACTGTGCGAGCCCATCCCGCTGGGAGATGAGAAACCCCTGTGCGTCCAGCACGCCGAACGGGCCTTCCGCATGCACCCAGTCATCGGAGGCCACGACGCCGCTCCGGAGATCGAGGCCGGCGACCGGGCTGGTCATCATGATGCCGTCATCGCGATACAGCATGACGTCGCGGCTGAGGTCGAGAAGCTGGCCGTGCTGCATGTAGACGCCGGCCTGGGCACTGATCCTGGTCCAGTTCCCGGACTGATCCAGCGAGTCCGCGATCGGCCTGGTCAGGTTGACGCGATCGTCGCTCTTGGAGACAGGAGTGCCCGGTGCCGTCTTCTGCACAGTGCCGGCGACCTGCTGCGCCTCGTCGGACGTGATCATGTACGGCCGGTCGTGACTGTCCAGCCCGTGATACCGGGCGCCGAGCATCCGCCCGCTATCCACCTGCACATGGGACGCCTGCTTGAGGCCCAGACGCGCACTGTTCATCGAACGGTCCAGCTCCGGCCAAGTCGCGATCGACACCAGCAGCAACAGCGCCGCAACCGGGAGCACCCATTTGGTCCACCGGAGCAACCTGCGGCGGCGGGCGATCTCGCTGGAGTTCGGAACGCGACGAAAGCCGCGCTGGTTCTGTTCTATGCTGAGCCGCCGGCGTGCGACGGTCGCACTCGGCTGGAGCGCGTCGGCGGCATCCGCAGACGTGCTCGTCCCGCCGGATACCGGCGATCCGGGATCGGGAATGAGCGGGTGCCCGGTGCCGCTATCTGGGGAACCCGGCTGCCGGCCGGTGCGCAGTGTCGGACGAGAGGTCATCGACCGGTTCCCGCGACACGATGCACGCGTCTCGAGGGGGTCGCGGCGCGCCGGACCATCCCGAATTCACCTGCAATCGATGTCATACTGTTCAAGGCGTGTACGATCTCCACAGGCCGCGGGGCATGGTTCGACCGGTCCTTGGCCCGGCTGTCAGGAGCAGGCTTGTATGGACATCGGGGTCGTGCGGCGTCAACCGAACCTACGCGCAAGCGGGATTCAGTGCGCGAAGATATCCGGAACCTCGTAGCCCAGCAGGTCGAGCCTGGCGCGGGCCGGCATGAAGGCGAAGCAGGCCTCGGCCAGATCGAGCCGCTGTTCGCGTATTAGCAGAGCTTCCAGGCGAGACCACAGTGCATGCAGGTGCAGGACGTCCGATGCAGCATAGGCCAGTTGTTCCGGCGAGAGGTCGCGTGCGCCCCAGTCGGAGGTCTGCTGCTGCTTGCTCATCTCGACGCCGAGCAGTTCGCGCGACAACTGGGCGAGGCCGTGCCGGTCGGTGAAGGTGCGCACCAGCTTGGCGGCGATCTTCGTGCACTTGATCGGCGCTACCGTGATGCCGAGTGCATGCTGAAGGATGGCCACGTCGAACCGTGCGAAATGCATCAGCTTCACCACGCCGGTATCAGACATCAGCCGCTTCAGGTTCGGACAGTCGGCGCCATGTCCACCCAGCCGGGATGGTATGATCTGGACCAGGTGCGCGGTGCCGTCGCCGGCGGAGAGCTGCACCAGACAGAGACGGTCGCGGTGCGGTTCGAGACCCATGGTCTCGGTATCGACGGCAACGGAGGCACCGAGAGAGATGCCGTCCGGAAGGTCGCCCTGATGCAGGTGGATCGTCGCGTTCGGCATGAATTGCGTGACGCTCATGGTTTCGGTTCCACGACTTCCGACCGGGAATTCGCTTGAAATCAACGTCTTCCGACCGGGAAGCCGCCTGAAGAGTCAGCGTCTTGCAATATGTCGGGTGAGTGATCGGTCGACCATCCCGACCACTGGCCGGGATGTCGAACGTCCGTTGGTGCCCAGGAGAAGACTCGAACTTCCACGACCTTGCGGCCACAGATACCTGAAACCTGCGCGTCTACCAATTCCGCCACCTGGGCTCAAGGGGCAACCGCGAAACAACCGATCCGCGGGTGGTAGCGGCGATGTAACGGGGCGCAAGGGTGCCGTCAACTGGCTGCGCGCATGAAGGTGCGCAATGCCGCGACGGCGATGCGGCGACGCTTGAACTGGATGTCCCGGCGTGGCTTGAGGCTTGCGCCTTGCCGCCTATAGTGTTGGCGAG
Proteins encoded:
- a CDS encoding ribonuclease D produces the protein MSVTQFMPNATIHLHQGDLPDGISLGASVAVDTETMGLEPHRDRLCLVQLSAGDGTAHLVQIIPSRLGGHGADCPNLKRLMSDTGVVKLMHFARFDVAILQHALGITVAPIKCTKIAAKLVRTFTDRHGLAQLSRELLGVEMSKQQQTSDWGARDLSPEQLAYAASDVLHLHALWSRLEALLIREQRLDLAEACFAFMPARARLDLLGYEVPDIFAH
- the lptC gene encoding LPS export ABC transporter periplasmic protein LptC, whose translation is MTSRPTLRTGRQPGSPDSGTGHPLIPDPGSPVSGGTSTSADAADALQPSATVARRRLSIEQNQRGFRRVPNSSEIARRRRLLRWTKWVLPVAALLLLVSIATWPELDRSMNSARLGLKQASHVQVDSGRMLGARYHGLDSHDRPYMITSDEAQQVAGTVQKTAPGTPVSKSDDRVNLTRPIADSLDQSGNWTRISAQAGVYMQHGQLLDLSRDVMLYRDDGIMMTSPVAGLDLRSGVVASDDWVHAEGPFGVLDAQGFLISQRDGLAQFRGPARLVLNDDRVARPATETQPAKTLAAGATR